The following are encoded together in the Macadamia integrifolia cultivar HAES 741 chromosome 10, SCU_Mint_v3, whole genome shotgun sequence genome:
- the LOC122092078 gene encoding uncharacterized protein LOC122092078 produces MFGGKCFFWSRISTLSSPEPEPFTLPAPLPKWPKGQGFAGGIICLGEIEVVQITKFESVWSCSLLNDSRKGAAFYKPIGIPDGFFSLGCYCQPNDQPLQGFVLAAREVAAPDAEGSHFCHRNDSPALTKPVDYTLVWSIDDWNGDIHDGCGYFWLPQAPEGYKVMGHLVTKKPGKPSLEEVRCVRADLTENCEANCLILDVNSKSPQKFPFWVWKVRPSHRGILGKGVSVGTFFCSSSGDELNIACLKNLDPNLHAMPNLKQVHGLIRHYGPTVFFHPDEIYLPSSVPWFFKNGALLYRKGELDGEAIDASGSNLPNGGNNDGECWIDLPNDDQRSTVKCGNIESAELYVHVKPALGGTFTDIAMWVFCPFNGPATIKVGVLNFSLSKIGQHVGDWEHFTLRVSNFTGELWSIYFSQHSGGEWVDAWNLEFIEGNKPIVYSSKHGHASFPHPGNYIQGSEKLGIGVKNDAARSNFYVDSSVKYQIVAAEYLGDGIVTEPCWLQYMREWGPTIVYSSRSELEKISSLLPAVIRFSVENIFDKIPMELSREEGPTGPKEKNNWEGDERG; encoded by the exons ATGTTTGGGGGCAAGTGTTTCTTTTGGAGCAGAATCTCTACTTTGTCGTCGCCTGAACCGGAGCCTTTCACTCTGCCGGCGCCGCTTCCGAAATGGCCAAAAG GTCAAGGTTTTGCTGGCGGAATTATTTGTCTAGGAGAAATAGAGGTGGTTCAAATCACCAAGTTTGAGAGTGTTTGGAGCTGCAGTCTATTGAATGATAGCAGAAAAGGTGCTGCATTCTATAAACCAATAGGAATACCAGATGGATTTTTCAGCCTAGGTTGCTACTGCCAACCAAATGACCAGCCTTTACAAGGGTTTGTTCTTGCTGCTAGAGAAGTGGCTGCTCCTGATGCAGAAGGTAGTCATTTTTGCCACAGAAATGACTCTCCAGCTCTTACCAAGCCTGTTGACTATACACTAGTTTGGAGTATAGATGATTGGAACGGCGACATTCATGATGGATGCGGTTACTTTTGGTTGCCACAAGCACCCGAGGGTTATAAAGTTATGGGGCATTTGGTCACTAAAAAGCCTGGCAAGCCTTCACTTGAAGAAGTGAGATGTGTCCGAGCTGATCTCACAGAGAACTGTGAGGCCAATTGTTTAATTCTTGACGTGAATTCAAAATCTCCCCAAAAGTTTCCATTTTGGGTTTGGAAAGTAAGACCTAGCCATAGAGGAATATTGGGAAAAGGTGTATCTGTAGGAACATTCTTCTGCAGTAGTTCTGGAGATGAGCTGAATATTGCATGCTTGAAAAACCTCGATCCAAACCTGCATGCAATGCCAAATCTGAAGCAGGTCCATGGTCTTATCAGGCACTATGGGCCTACAGTTTTCTTCCATCCAGATGAGATATATTTGCCTTCCTCTGTGCCATGGTTTTTCAAAAATGGGGCCTTGTTATACAGAAAAGGGGAATTAGATGGTGAAGCAATTGATGCTAGTGGCTCAAACCTTCCAAATGGTGGCAATAATGATGGGGAATGTTGGATAGACTTGCCAAATGATGATCAAAGGAGTACTGTTAAATGTGGCAACatagaaagtgcagaactctaTGTTCATGTGAAACCAGCCTTGGGAGGAACATTCACTGATATTGCAATGTGGGTCTTTTGTCCCTTCAATGGGCCAGCCACTATCAAGGTTGGGGTTTTAAATTTTTCACTTAGCAAGATAGGGCAGCATGTTGGTGATTGGGAGCATTTCACACTCCGTGTGAGCAACTTCACTGGTGAACTCTGGAGTATATACTTCTCACAGCACAGTGGTGGTGAATGGGTGGATGCATGGAACTTGGAGTTCATTGAAGGGAACAAGCCAATTGTTTACTCATCAAAGCATGGTCATGCAAGCTTCCCACATCCTGGGAACTATATTCAAGGTTCTGAGAAGCTGGGGATAGGAGTGAAGAATGATGCTGCTCGAAGCAACTTTTATGTGGATTCAAGTGTCAAGTATCAGATTGTTGCAGCTGAGTATCTCGGTGATGGAATTGTGACAGAGCCATGTTGGTTGCAGTATATGAGAGAATGGGGTCCAACCATTGTGTATAGTTCTCGTTCGGAACTGGAGAAGATAAGCAGTCTTCTTCCGGCGGTGATCAGGTTTTCAGTGGAGAACATTTTTGACAAGATTCCGATGGAACTTTCTAGAGAGGAAGGACCCACTGGACCCAAGGAGAAGAATAATTGGGAGGGAGATGAAAGAGGGTAG